The genomic interval CAGATTCTTCCCCGCCGGCACGTCCACTCCCACCTTGCCGCCCACCGACGCATCCACCATCGCTAGCAGGCTGGTCGGAACCTGCACGAACGGGATGCCGCGCATGTAGGTTGCGGCCACGAACCCGCCCAGGTCGCCCGCCACGCCGCCGCCGAAGGCGATGACCGCCGCGTCGCGGCCCAGTCCCGCGGCCAGGATCCGGTCGGTGAGTTCGGCCCACTGCTCGCGGGTCTTGTTCCATTCGCCCGCGGGAAAGCTCGCCACCACGTGCGTGAGCCCGGCCGTCGAGAGTGCCGCGCTGAGAGCGGCGCCGTGCTTCTCAATTACGTGGGCGTCAGCCACCACCGCGTACGCGTGGGCCGGGCAGCGCTCGCGCAGCAGCTCGGGAAGCCGCGCCAGCAGGCCGCGGCCGAGGAATACGTCGTAGCCGCCCGCGTCGATGCGCACGGGCGATTGCGCCGGTTCGCTCATATCACCAGGTGGTGTCGGCGACGCCGGCGCGGTGGTTGGCCAGGCGCGCCAGCGTGAACAGCAGGTCGCTGAGGCGATTGAGGTAGCGCAGGATCTCGGAGGGCACCGGCTCGCCGCGCGAGAGCGCGACCACCGACCGCTCGGCGCGGCGGCAGACCGTGCGCGCCAGGTGCAGGGCGGACGCCTTCGCCGTACCTCCCGGAAGCACGAACGCCTTCAGCGCCGGCAGCTCGGCGTCGGCCGCGTCAATCGCCGCCTCGAGCGCCGCGATGCGCTCTTCGCTCACCACCAACTTGCTGCGCTGCTCATCCCGGAGCCGCTCCGGCGCGGGCGTGGCCAGGGCGCCGCCGATGTTGAACAGGTCGCGCTGGACCGATTGCAGCAACTCAGCGGCCAGCTCGCGCGGCTCGCAGGT from Nevskiales bacterium carries:
- a CDS encoding cob(I)yrinic acid a,c-diamide adenosyltransferase — protein: MKIYTRTGDGGDTSLMGGGRVRKDHLRVAAYGDVDETNSAIGAALTCEPRELAAELLQSVQRDLFNIGGALATPAPERLRDEQRSKLVVSEERIAALEAAIDAADAELPALKAFVLPGGTAKASALHLARTVCRRAERSVVALSRGEPVPSEILRYLNRLSDLLFTLARLANHRAGVADTTW
- a CDS encoding iron-containing alcohol dehydrogenase → MRIDAGGYDVFLGRGLLARLPELLRERCPAHAYAVVADAHVIEKHGAALSAALSTAGLTHVVASFPAGEWNKTREQWAELTDRILAAGLGRDAAVIAFGGGVAGDLGGFVAATYMRGIPFVQVPTSLLAMVDASVGGKVGVDVPAGKNL